From a single Micromonospora pallida genomic region:
- a CDS encoding aminopeptidase P family protein, with protein MAEKRTDTTPTDGTESHDPDFPEAFLAFMRQGWRDSTLPVGPRPEVPNYAKRRAALSAAFAGETLVIPTGGEQVRANDTEYRFRPGSDFVYLTGDHAPDSVLVLRPNGSGHDAVLYMRPRSSRDNDEFFRSRHGELWVGRRHTLTEKSSELGLPTADLTELDAVLADLAPGRTRVLRGFDARVDAAVRPWDGPRAEGQPARDRELAIAVSELKLVKDEWEIAQLQDAVDATVRGFEDVARVLPADRGVSERLLEGIFALRARHDGNDVGYGSIVGAGEHATILHWVHNHGTTRPGELLLMDMGVENRHLYTADVTRVLPVGGRFTALQRRVYDVVYASQQAGIEAIRPGVKFKDVHLTCMRVLAEGLADLGLLPVSVDEAMDEKSTIYRRWTLHGFGHMLGLDVHDCANARKEVYRDGVLGEGYVLTVEPGLYFQPEDELVPEELRGIGIRIEDDVLVTATGAVNLSAGLPRSADEVESWLAEQREAGPRLPG; from the coding sequence ATGGCTGAGAAGCGGACCGACACGACGCCGACGGACGGCACCGAATCGCACGACCCGGATTTCCCGGAAGCCTTCCTGGCCTTCATGCGGCAGGGCTGGCGGGACAGCACCCTGCCGGTGGGTCCCCGCCCCGAGGTGCCCAACTACGCCAAGCGACGGGCCGCGCTCTCCGCTGCCTTCGCGGGCGAGACGCTGGTGATCCCGACCGGCGGGGAACAGGTACGCGCCAACGACACCGAGTACCGCTTCCGGCCCGGCAGCGACTTCGTCTACCTGACCGGCGACCACGCCCCGGACAGCGTGCTGGTGCTGCGGCCGAACGGGTCCGGGCACGACGCCGTCCTCTACATGCGTCCGCGTTCCTCTCGGGACAACGACGAGTTCTTCCGCAGCCGGCACGGCGAGCTGTGGGTGGGACGGCGGCACACCCTCACCGAGAAGTCCAGCGAGCTCGGCCTGCCCACCGCCGACCTGACCGAACTGGACGCCGTGCTGGCCGACCTGGCGCCGGGGCGTACCCGGGTGTTGCGGGGGTTCGACGCCCGGGTGGACGCGGCCGTGCGCCCCTGGGACGGTCCCCGCGCCGAGGGACAGCCGGCGCGGGACCGGGAGCTGGCCATCGCCGTCTCGGAGCTGAAGCTGGTCAAGGACGAGTGGGAGATCGCGCAGCTCCAGGACGCGGTCGACGCGACCGTCCGGGGCTTCGAGGACGTCGCCCGGGTGCTCCCGGCCGACCGGGGGGTGTCCGAGCGACTGCTCGAGGGGATCTTCGCGCTGCGGGCCCGTCACGACGGCAACGACGTGGGGTACGGCTCGATCGTCGGGGCCGGCGAGCACGCCACGATCCTGCACTGGGTGCACAACCACGGCACCACCCGCCCGGGTGAGCTGCTGCTGATGGACATGGGGGTGGAGAACCGCCACCTCTACACCGCCGACGTCACCCGGGTGCTGCCGGTGGGCGGCCGGTTCACCGCCCTCCAGCGTCGGGTCTACGACGTCGTGTACGCCTCGCAGCAGGCCGGGATCGAGGCGATCCGGCCGGGCGTGAAGTTCAAGGACGTCCACCTGACCTGCATGCGGGTGCTCGCCGAGGGGCTGGCCGACCTGGGCCTGCTGCCGGTGAGCGTGGACGAGGCGATGGACGAGAAGTCGACGATCTACCGGCGCTGGACGCTGCACGGGTTCGGGCACATGCTCGGCCTCGACGTACACGACTGCGCGAACGCCCGCAAGGAGGTGTACCGGGACGGCGTCCTCGGCGAGGGGTACGTGCTCACCGTCGAGCCGGGGCTCTACTTCCAGCCGGAGGACGAGCTGGTGCCGGAGGAGCTGCGCGGGATCGGCATCCGGATCGAGGACGACGTCCTGGTGACCGCCACCGGCGCGGTGAACCTCTCCGCGGGTCTGCCCCGGAGCGCGGACGAGGTGGAGAGCTGGCTGGCCGAACAGCGTGAGGCGGGCCCGCGCCTGCCGGGCTGA
- the asnB gene encoding asparagine synthase (glutamine-hydrolyzing): MCGLLAFFSARGDAGAHRDAIAGALECLHHRGPDETGVELVGDATGRYADGVFAHKRLAIIDVASSHEPLPYAGGRYLLTFNGEIYNYIELREELIRNFGAQFATAGDGEVIVAGYHYWGEQVLTRLRGMFAFVIWDRQQRRAFGARDHFGIKPLHYLETMDGLYLASEKKALLPFAQSAYAGDAGVDTANLSHYLTLQYVPEPGTLHRGISRIGSGEYLTWSPGGRIDVRRWYRPVFRPAPVSDEQRLYHQIRETLRESVRMHMRSDVPVGSFLSSGIDSTAVVALAREFNPNILTFTVGYDVPGYSEIDVAQDSARHLGVTTIPTKIGPQDMIEALPKIVWHLDDPVADPALVPLYFVAKKAAEHVTVVLSGEGADEFFGGYTIYREPLSLSSVNGLPDGVQKGLRAVSKAIPQGVKGKSFLERGTTPIEQRYYGNARMFTEEEKQHLLRRYDPSVRYTDVTAPIYAECTELDDVTKMQYVDLYTWLRGDILVKADRISMAHSLEVRVPFLDREVFEVAAGIPVDLKLPPRSEATKYAMRQALQGVVPPAIVNRKKLGFPTPTRVWLRGEMYEWARWVLSNSGAGELLDLSYAMRLLEEHKREEADHSRKVWTVLIFCIWHAIFVAKTLDPGIQRNQSALLTKPVVGSMVR; this comes from the coding sequence ATGTGCGGACTCCTGGCCTTTTTCAGCGCGCGCGGCGACGCCGGCGCGCACCGCGACGCCATCGCCGGAGCGTTGGAATGCCTGCACCACCGTGGGCCCGACGAGACCGGTGTCGAGCTGGTCGGTGACGCCACCGGCCGGTACGCGGACGGGGTGTTCGCCCACAAGCGGCTCGCCATCATCGACGTGGCGTCCAGCCATGAGCCGCTGCCCTACGCGGGCGGCCGGTATCTGCTCACCTTCAACGGCGAGATCTACAACTACATTGAGTTGCGTGAGGAGCTGATCCGCAACTTCGGCGCCCAGTTCGCCACGGCGGGCGACGGCGAGGTGATCGTCGCCGGCTACCACTACTGGGGCGAGCAGGTGCTCACCCGGCTGCGCGGCATGTTCGCCTTCGTCATCTGGGACCGGCAGCAGCGGCGGGCCTTCGGTGCCCGGGACCACTTCGGCATCAAGCCGCTGCACTACCTGGAAACCATGGACGGTCTCTACCTCGCCTCCGAGAAAAAGGCCCTGCTGCCGTTCGCGCAGTCCGCGTACGCCGGGGACGCCGGGGTGGACACCGCCAACCTCTCGCACTACCTGACGTTGCAGTACGTGCCGGAGCCCGGCACGCTGCACCGGGGCATCAGCCGGATCGGATCGGGTGAGTACCTCACCTGGAGCCCGGGTGGCCGGATCGACGTACGGCGGTGGTACCGGCCGGTGTTCCGGCCCGCCCCGGTCTCCGACGAGCAGCGCCTCTACCACCAGATCCGGGAGACGCTGCGGGAGAGCGTCCGGATGCACATGCGGTCGGACGTGCCGGTCGGCTCCTTCCTCTCCAGCGGCATCGACTCGACCGCCGTGGTGGCCCTGGCCCGCGAGTTCAACCCGAACATCCTCACCTTCACCGTCGGGTACGACGTTCCCGGCTACTCCGAGATCGACGTCGCCCAGGATTCGGCCCGACACCTCGGCGTGACCACCATCCCGACCAAGATCGGGCCGCAGGACATGATCGAGGCGTTGCCGAAGATCGTCTGGCACCTGGACGACCCGGTGGCCGACCCGGCGCTGGTGCCGCTCTACTTCGTCGCCAAGAAGGCCGCCGAGCACGTCACCGTGGTGCTCTCCGGCGAGGGGGCGGACGAGTTCTTCGGCGGCTACACCATCTACCGGGAGCCGCTCTCGCTGAGCAGCGTCAACGGCCTGCCCGACGGGGTGCAGAAGGGCCTGCGCGCGGTGTCGAAGGCGATCCCGCAGGGCGTCAAGGGCAAGAGCTTCCTGGAGCGCGGCACCACCCCGATCGAGCAGCGCTACTACGGCAACGCCCGGATGTTCACCGAGGAGGAGAAGCAGCACCTGCTGCGCCGGTACGACCCCTCGGTGCGGTACACCGACGTCACCGCCCCGATCTACGCCGAGTGCACGGAGCTGGACGACGTCACCAAGATGCAGTACGTCGACCTCTACACCTGGCTGCGCGGCGACATCCTGGTCAAGGCCGACCGGATCTCGATGGCGCACTCGCTGGAGGTGCGGGTGCCCTTCCTGGACCGCGAGGTCTTCGAGGTGGCCGCCGGCATCCCGGTCGACCTGAAGCTGCCGCCCCGCTCGGAGGCCACCAAGTACGCCATGCGTCAGGCGTTGCAGGGCGTGGTGCCACCGGCCATCGTGAACCGGAAGAAGCTCGGCTTCCCGACCCCGACCCGGGTCTGGCTGCGCGGCGAGATGTACGAGTGGGCCCGTTGGGTGCTCAGCAACTCCGGCGCCGGTGAGCTGCTCGACCTGTCGTACGCGATGCGGCTGCTCGAGGAGCACAAGCGGGAGGAGGCGGACCACTCCCGCAAGGTGTGGACGGTGCTGATCTTCTGCATCTGGCACGCCATCTTCGTCGCGAAGACCCTCGACCCGGGTATCCAGCGCAACCAGTCCGCCCTGCTCACCAAGCCGGTGGTCGGCTCCATGGTCCGCTGA
- a CDS encoding carbohydrate kinase family protein has protein sequence MGYSVVVGEALVDLLDGRCGDEPVYRQAIGGGPLNVAVGVARLGGDSRFVGSLGDDALADRIRDFLTAAGVGISGTITVPAPTALAVATFAGAEPDFRFYGQPPSYGLLTADDLDVALVEGADVLYCGSIVLLCPATLAAARRAWRLATGVRVFDPNIRPRLLAGPDALDTVRHTTAEFAASAHLVKLSAADAEVLYPGEPVERVAVHLRELGAGTVVVTLGPDGALVAAGADPVRVPAPTIRAVDATGAGDSVMAALVADLLVDGPPTDPAGWTDRVAFALQVAGLVCESPGGAVAMPTRDAVARRFAT, from the coding sequence GTGGGGTATTCGGTGGTGGTCGGTGAGGCGCTGGTCGACCTGCTCGACGGTCGGTGTGGCGACGAGCCGGTCTACCGGCAGGCGATCGGTGGCGGGCCGCTCAACGTCGCGGTCGGGGTGGCCCGGCTCGGCGGCGACTCCCGGTTCGTCGGCTCCCTCGGTGACGACGCGCTGGCCGACCGGATCCGGGACTTCCTCACCGCGGCCGGCGTCGGGATCAGCGGGACGATCACCGTGCCCGCGCCGACCGCGCTCGCCGTGGCCACCTTCGCCGGGGCGGAACCCGACTTCCGCTTCTACGGTCAGCCGCCCTCCTACGGGCTGCTGACCGCCGACGACCTCGACGTCGCGCTGGTCGAGGGCGCCGACGTGCTCTACTGCGGATCGATCGTGCTGCTCTGCCCGGCGACCCTCGCCGCCGCCCGTCGGGCCTGGCGCCTGGCCACCGGGGTGCGGGTGTTCGACCCGAACATCCGTCCCCGGCTGCTCGCTGGCCCGGACGCACTCGACACGGTGCGACACACGACCGCCGAGTTCGCCGCCAGCGCGCATCTGGTCAAGCTCAGCGCCGCCGACGCCGAGGTGCTCTACCCGGGCGAGCCGGTCGAGCGGGTCGCCGTCCACCTGCGCGAGCTGGGCGCGGGCACCGTCGTGGTCACCCTCGGCCCGGACGGCGCGCTGGTCGCGGCCGGAGCCGACCCGGTACGCGTACCCGCGCCCACCATCCGGGCCGTCGACGCCACCGGGGCCGGTGACTCGGTGATGGCCGCGCTCGTCGCCGACCTGCTGGTCGACGGGCCACCCACCGACCCGGCCGGCTGGACCGACCGGGTGGCCTTCGCGCTCCAGGTGGCGGGCCTGGTCTGCGAGTCGCCCGGCGGTGCGGTCGCCATGCCGACCCGGGACGCGGTCGCCCGCCGATTCGCCACCTGA
- a CDS encoding MBL fold metallo-hydrolase, with protein MTGHFVEVGAGVHVLREPLLDVNVTLVVGDGAALLVDTLSTAAQATALATAVRAVTPHPWTLVNTHHHFDHCFGNATLAADPPRPVYAHPLTAEWLRDRPDELRRLAYEEMHTEQPALAAELTRTPLLAPTHTVHTETTLDVGGRRVVLHHPGRGHTAGDLVVHVPDADVLVAGDLVEQSGPPAFEESYPLQWPEAVAALLRLTGPATAIVPGHGDLVDAAFVQAQHDQLAGLAWLIRAGHTAGAPPERVAAEAPFGARAALVAARRGYAELDGTA; from the coding sequence GTGACCGGCCACTTCGTCGAGGTCGGCGCGGGCGTGCACGTGCTGCGCGAGCCGCTGCTCGACGTGAACGTCACGCTGGTCGTCGGCGACGGCGCGGCGCTGCTGGTGGACACCCTCTCCACGGCGGCGCAGGCCACCGCGCTGGCCACCGCCGTACGCGCGGTCACCCCGCACCCGTGGACCCTGGTCAACACCCACCACCACTTCGACCACTGCTTCGGCAACGCCACCCTCGCCGCCGACCCGCCCCGGCCGGTGTACGCGCACCCGCTGACCGCCGAGTGGCTCCGCGACCGTCCCGACGAGCTGCGCCGCCTCGCGTACGAGGAGATGCACACGGAGCAGCCTGCCCTCGCCGCCGAGCTGACCCGCACACCGCTGCTGGCCCCGACCCACACCGTGCACACCGAGACGACGCTGGATGTGGGCGGTCGTCGGGTGGTGCTGCACCATCCCGGACGGGGGCACACCGCGGGTGACCTGGTGGTGCACGTACCGGACGCGGACGTCCTGGTCGCCGGTGACCTGGTGGAACAGAGTGGCCCCCCGGCCTTCGAGGAGTCGTACCCGTTGCAGTGGCCGGAGGCGGTGGCGGCGCTGCTGCGGCTCACCGGCCCGGCCACGGCGATCGTGCCCGGGCACGGTGACCTGGTGGACGCCGCGTTCGTCCAGGCCCAGCACGACCAGCTCGCCGGCCTGGCGTGGCTGATCCGGGCCGGGCACACCGCTGGCGCGCCCCCGGAGCGGGTCGCCGCCGAGGCGCCGTTCGGGGCTCGCGCCGCGCTGGTCGCCGCCCGGCGCGGATACGCCGAACTCGACGGCACGGCCTGA
- a CDS encoding thioesterase family protein, with translation MPDQTVAPGLKARVELTVTDADTAQAVGSGDVPVLGTPRVLALAEAATVAATARHLPPGTTTVGVRVELEHRAPTPVGRTVAAEARLDEVDGRRLVFTVAVTDGAETVAEGRVERVLLDRQRFVERASGQS, from the coding sequence ATGCCGGACCAGACTGTCGCGCCCGGGCTCAAGGCCCGGGTAGAACTCACCGTGACCGATGCCGACACCGCGCAGGCGGTCGGCTCCGGTGACGTGCCGGTGCTGGGCACGCCCCGGGTCCTCGCGCTGGCCGAGGCGGCCACCGTCGCGGCCACCGCGCGGCACCTGCCGCCGGGAACCACCACCGTCGGCGTCCGGGTGGAGCTGGAGCACCGGGCACCCACCCCGGTCGGCCGGACGGTGGCGGCCGAGGCACGCCTCGACGAGGTGGACGGCCGGCGGTTGGTGTTCACCGTCGCCGTCACCGACGGCGCCGAGACGGTGGCCGAGGGACGGGTGGAACGGGTGCTGCTGGATCGGCAGCGCTTCGTGGAACGCGCGTCCGGACAGTCGTGA
- a CDS encoding phosphatase PAP2 family protein, with protein sequence MAVVTDPQPPAPSDSPAMPAGGRPRLVAMSIWSVLFVAGWLTIGLPTDPAYAFVWIWSAVIAWNWGRPWRSHLGFARDWLPVVLLLAAYNLSRGFADNGAIPYSYDLIVADRFLLGWATGGEVPTIWLQERLYEPKVQWWDVLAAWVYFSHFVVTFVAAVVLWMRDRARWGAYMRRWGFLCAAGLATYFLYPAAPPWWAAQNGLLAEVARISTRGWKEFGMHGAGNMLNAGQIASNPVAAMPSLHTAWALFVVLFFLTSTRRRWWPLLLAYPLAMTFTLVYSGEHYIIDVLVGWAYVGMTFLVVGLAERWWAARQARQARRAPTTELAGTVPVDSAPRTDSGDADAGADDGSSPTGEPSIPVAR encoded by the coding sequence ATGGCCGTTGTCACTGACCCCCAGCCCCCTGCCCCGTCCGACTCGCCGGCGATGCCCGCGGGCGGACGCCCCCGCCTGGTCGCCATGTCGATCTGGAGCGTCCTGTTCGTCGCCGGTTGGCTGACGATCGGTCTGCCGACAGACCCGGCGTACGCCTTCGTGTGGATCTGGTCCGCCGTGATCGCCTGGAACTGGGGCCGCCCGTGGCGCAGCCACCTGGGCTTCGCCCGGGACTGGCTGCCGGTGGTGCTGCTCCTCGCCGCCTACAACCTCTCCCGGGGCTTCGCCGACAACGGCGCGATCCCGTACTCCTACGACCTGATCGTCGCCGACCGGTTCCTGCTCGGCTGGGCGACCGGCGGCGAGGTGCCCACCATCTGGCTACAGGAGCGGCTCTACGAGCCGAAGGTGCAGTGGTGGGACGTGCTGGCGGCCTGGGTCTACTTCTCGCACTTCGTGGTGACGTTCGTGGCGGCGGTGGTGCTCTGGATGCGCGACCGCGCCCGCTGGGGGGCGTACATGCGGCGGTGGGGGTTCCTCTGCGCCGCCGGTCTGGCCACCTACTTCCTCTACCCGGCCGCCCCACCGTGGTGGGCGGCGCAGAACGGGCTGCTCGCCGAGGTGGCCCGGATCTCCACCCGGGGGTGGAAGGAGTTCGGCATGCACGGCGCGGGCAACATGCTCAACGCCGGGCAGATCGCCTCGAACCCGGTGGCCGCGATGCCGTCCCTGCACACCGCCTGGGCGCTCTTCGTGGTGCTGTTCTTCCTCACCTCGACCCGTCGCCGCTGGTGGCCGCTGCTGCTGGCGTACCCGCTGGCGATGACGTTCACCCTGGTGTACTCCGGCGAGCACTACATCATCGACGTGCTGGTGGGCTGGGCGTACGTGGGGATGACCTTCCTGGTGGTCGGCCTCGCCGAGCGGTGGTGGGCGGCCCGCCAGGCCCGCCAGGCACGTCGGGCCCCGACGACGGAACTGGCCGGGACCGTCCCCGTCGACTCCGCGCCCCGGACGGACAGCGGAGACGCTGACGCCGGTGCCGACGACGGGTCGTCGCCGACCGGGGAGCCGTCGATCCCGGTCGCCCGCTGA
- a CDS encoding PH domain-containing protein, producing the protein MHPLSPALHGAKSLVVVIAGLSWSTLSRVGFGTFAVLATVLALGATVLAVVSWYNTGYHVVGRELRVYEGLVWRRTRAIPLERLQAVEVVRPLLAQLTGLAELRLEVVGGGKTEAPLAFLSVADATALRTRLLDLAGRAPTGAPEPATTTGTGTTGTGTTAAVPSGRPLHSVGNRDLLVSQLLTPQAFMLPVGVAFVVVQFLSEDSWSFIAVASTVTAMAGVLLQPIRRVLDDWNFRLDRDSDRLRIRNGLLETRAQTVPINRVQAVGVTWPLLWRTKGWLRLRLEVAGYSAAEPDDRNRPDRLLPVGDLATGEMITAEVLPGVAVSALPLTAPPPQARWLRPLSSRALGAGLADRVFAVRSGLLTRQLAIVPYARIQSVRVVQGPVQRRLGLATVHADTAGGAGAAALHRDVAEAWALAAELTARSRAARLGS; encoded by the coding sequence CTGCATCCGCTGAGCCCGGCGCTGCACGGGGCGAAGTCCCTGGTGGTGGTGATCGCCGGCCTCTCCTGGTCGACCCTGTCCCGGGTCGGGTTCGGCACGTTCGCGGTGCTGGCCACGGTGCTCGCGCTCGGCGCGACGGTGCTCGCGGTGGTCAGTTGGTACAACACCGGCTACCACGTGGTCGGTCGGGAACTGCGCGTCTACGAGGGACTGGTGTGGCGGCGTACCCGGGCCATCCCACTGGAGCGGTTGCAGGCCGTCGAGGTGGTCCGTCCGCTGCTGGCCCAGCTCACCGGCCTGGCCGAACTACGCCTCGAGGTGGTGGGCGGCGGCAAGACCGAGGCGCCGCTGGCCTTCCTGAGCGTGGCCGACGCGACGGCCCTGCGGACCCGCCTGCTCGACCTGGCCGGACGTGCCCCGACTGGCGCACCCGAGCCGGCGACGACAACGGGGACGGGGACGACGGGGACGGGGACGACGGCGGCGGTGCCGAGCGGTCGACCGCTGCACTCCGTCGGCAACCGCGACCTGCTGGTCAGCCAACTGCTCACCCCGCAGGCGTTCATGCTGCCGGTGGGCGTCGCGTTCGTAGTGGTGCAGTTCCTCTCCGAGGATTCCTGGTCGTTCATCGCGGTGGCCAGCACGGTCACCGCGATGGCCGGGGTGCTGCTGCAACCGATCCGGCGGGTCCTCGACGACTGGAACTTCCGGCTCGACCGGGACTCCGACCGGCTGCGTATCCGCAACGGCCTGCTGGAGACCCGCGCGCAGACCGTCCCGATCAACCGCGTGCAGGCCGTCGGAGTGACCTGGCCACTGCTCTGGCGGACCAAAGGCTGGCTGCGGTTGCGGCTGGAGGTCGCCGGCTACTCGGCGGCCGAACCGGACGACCGCAACCGCCCGGACCGGCTGCTGCCCGTCGGCGACCTGGCGACCGGCGAGATGATCACCGCCGAGGTGCTGCCCGGCGTGGCCGTCTCCGCCCTGCCGCTGACCGCCCCGCCACCCCAGGCCCGCTGGCTGCGGCCGTTGAGCAGCCGCGCCCTCGGCGCCGGCCTGGCCGACCGGGTCTTCGCCGTCCGTTCCGGCCTGCTCACCCGCCAGCTCGCCATCGTGCCGTACGCCCGGATCCAGAGCGTCCGGGTGGTCCAGGGGCCGGTCCAGCGGCGTCTGGGGCTGGCCACCGTGCACGCCGACACCGCCGGTGGCGCCGGCGCGGCGGCGCTGCACCGGGACGTGGCCGAGGCGTGGGCCCTCGCCGCCGAGCTGACCGCGCGTTCCCGCGCGGCCCGGCTCGGCAGCTGA
- a CDS encoding PH domain-containing protein yields MNTEHADGPTPAPADPLEPWPETVDWQRVSTDLIWVELVRLGIGVLVVTAGLAVAWALTGLWPFGAVLGVVALLSLWRAVAIVRAVHAWGYAERDDDLLVRHGLLVRRLSIVPYARMQFVDVTAGPLERAFGLATVQLHTAAAASDARVPGLRPAEASRLRDRLTALGENRAEGL; encoded by the coding sequence GTGAACACGGAACACGCCGACGGGCCTACCCCCGCCCCGGCCGATCCGCTCGAACCGTGGCCGGAGACGGTCGACTGGCAGCGCGTCTCCACCGACCTGATCTGGGTGGAACTCGTCCGGCTGGGCATCGGCGTGCTCGTCGTGACGGCCGGGCTCGCGGTGGCCTGGGCGCTGACCGGGCTCTGGCCGTTCGGGGCCGTCCTGGGCGTCGTCGCGCTGTTGAGCCTCTGGCGGGCGGTGGCGATCGTCCGGGCCGTCCATGCCTGGGGGTACGCCGAACGCGACGACGACCTGCTGGTCCGGCACGGGCTGCTGGTACGACGACTGTCGATCGTGCCGTACGCCCGGATGCAGTTCGTCGACGTCACCGCCGGCCCACTGGAACGGGCCTTCGGGCTGGCCACCGTGCAGTTGCACACCGCCGCCGCGGCGAGCGACGCCCGGGTACCCGGGCTGCGCCCGGCCGAGGCCTCCCGCCTGCGCGACCGGCTCACCGCGCTCGGTGAGAACCGCGCGGAGGGATTGTGA
- a CDS encoding AAA family ATPase has translation MAQPTTPDPTATDAAPAPPSTPAEDATLLERALFEIKRVIVGQDRMVERMFVALLARGHCLLEGVPGVAKTLAVETLAKVVGGSFARVQFTPDLVPADIMGTRIYRQSSEKFDVELGPVFVNFLLADEINRAPAKVQSALLEVMSERQVSIGGETHRVPDPFLVMATQNPIEQEGVYPLPEAQRDRFLMKIIVGYPTDAEEREIVYRMGVSPPEPAPVFTTTDLLALQRKADQVFVHNALVDYAVRLVLATRTPAEHGMPDVAQLIQYGASPRASLGLVRATRALALLRGRDYALPQDVQDIAPDILRHRLVLSYDALADDVPADHIVHRVMSTIPLPSVAPRQQATPQGGPHPGGQPQGGPHPGGQPHPGPPPGAGWPGQRP, from the coding sequence GTGGCCCAGCCGACCACGCCCGACCCGACCGCGACCGACGCCGCCCCGGCGCCACCGAGCACACCCGCCGAGGACGCGACCCTCCTGGAACGGGCGCTGTTCGAGATCAAGCGGGTGATCGTCGGGCAGGACCGGATGGTCGAGCGGATGTTCGTCGCCCTTCTCGCCCGGGGCCACTGCCTGCTGGAAGGGGTGCCGGGGGTGGCCAAGACCCTGGCCGTGGAGACCCTCGCCAAGGTCGTCGGCGGCTCGTTCGCCCGGGTCCAGTTCACCCCCGACCTGGTGCCCGCCGACATCATGGGCACCCGCATCTACCGGCAGTCCAGCGAGAAGTTCGATGTGGAGCTGGGGCCGGTCTTCGTCAACTTCCTGCTGGCCGACGAGATCAACCGGGCGCCCGCGAAGGTGCAGTCGGCGCTGCTGGAGGTGATGAGCGAGCGGCAGGTGTCGATCGGCGGGGAGACCCACCGGGTGCCGGACCCGTTCCTGGTGATGGCCACCCAGAACCCGATCGAGCAGGAGGGCGTCTACCCGTTGCCCGAGGCGCAGCGGGACCGCTTCCTCATGAAGATCATCGTCGGCTACCCGACGGACGCCGAGGAGCGGGAGATCGTCTACCGGATGGGGGTGAGCCCGCCCGAGCCGGCGCCGGTGTTCACCACCACCGACCTGCTCGCCCTGCAACGCAAGGCCGACCAGGTCTTCGTGCACAACGCCCTGGTCGACTACGCCGTCCGGCTGGTGCTGGCCACGCGCACCCCGGCCGAGCACGGGATGCCCGACGTCGCCCAGCTCATCCAGTACGGGGCCAGCCCCCGGGCGTCGCTCGGCCTGGTCCGGGCCACCCGCGCGCTGGCCCTGCTGCGCGGCCGGGACTACGCGCTGCCCCAGGACGTGCAGGACATCGCCCCGGACATCCTGCGGCACCGGCTGGTGCTCAGCTACGACGCGCTCGCCGACGACGTCCCGGCCGACCACATCGTGCACCGGGTGATGTCGACCATCCCGCTGCCCTCGGTGGCTCCCCGGCAGCAGGCGACGCCGCAGGGCGGGCCCCATCCGGGCGGACAGCCGCAGGGCGGGCCGCACCCGGGCGGACAGCCGCACCCCGGCCCGCCGCCGGGTGCCGGCTGGCCCGGGCAGCGGCCGTGA
- a CDS encoding DUF58 domain-containing protein: MARAAAVTPPVRRSAGVTPGRSEAVLSRLQLLVTRKLDGLLQGDYAGLLPGPGSEAGESREYRPGDDVRRMDWPVTARTTMPHVRRTVADRELETWLAVDLSASLDFGTGQWLKREVVVAAVAALAHLTVRGGNRIGAVVGTGGPPSASRRGMPPAAPVVRRLPARTGRKEAQGLVRAIAGTEIGPGRADLGALVDLLNRPPRRRGVAVVISDFLAPPEQWGRPIRKLRVRHDVLAIEVVDPRELDLPDVGVLPVVDPETGELHEVQTADPRLRRRYAEAAAAQRAAIARELRAAGAAHLRLRTDTDWLLDMVRFVAAQRHARTRGTTR, from the coding sequence CTGGCCCGGGCAGCGGCCGTGACCCCACCCGTCCGCCGGTCGGCCGGCGTCACCCCCGGTCGCAGCGAGGCGGTCCTCTCCCGGCTCCAGCTCCTGGTCACCCGCAAACTCGACGGCCTGCTCCAAGGCGACTACGCCGGGCTCCTGCCGGGGCCGGGCAGCGAGGCGGGGGAGTCCCGCGAGTACCGCCCCGGTGACGACGTCCGCCGGATGGACTGGCCGGTCACCGCGCGGACCACGATGCCGCACGTGCGGCGTACCGTGGCCGACCGGGAGTTGGAGACGTGGCTCGCGGTGGATCTCTCGGCGAGCCTGGACTTCGGCACCGGGCAGTGGCTCAAGCGCGAGGTGGTGGTCGCGGCGGTGGCGGCCCTGGCACACCTGACCGTCCGGGGTGGCAACCGCATCGGCGCGGTGGTCGGTACCGGCGGTCCGCCGTCCGCGTCCCGGCGGGGCATGCCGCCCGCCGCCCCGGTCGTGCGGCGGCTGCCGGCCCGCACCGGGCGCAAGGAGGCCCAGGGCCTCGTACGCGCCATCGCCGGCACCGAGATCGGACCGGGACGCGCCGACCTCGGCGCCCTGGTCGACCTGCTCAACCGGCCGCCCCGGCGGCGGGGCGTGGCGGTGGTGATCTCCGACTTCCTCGCGCCGCCCGAGCAGTGGGGGCGGCCGATCCGTAAGCTGCGGGTCCGGCACGACGTGCTGGCGATCGAGGTGGTCGACCCGCGTGAGCTGGACCTGCCGGACGTGGGGGTGCTGCCGGTGGTGGACCCGGAGACCGGGGAACTGCACGAGGTGCAGACCGCCGATCCGAGGCTGCGCCGCCGGTACGCCGAGGCGGCCGCCGCCCAGCGCGCGGCGATCGCCCGGGAACTGCGGGCGGCCGGCGCCGCCCACCTGCGTCTGCGTACCGACACCGACTGGCTGCTGGACATGGTGCGCTTCGTGGCCGCGCAGCGGCACGCCCGCACCCGGGGGACGACTCGATGA